One window of the Rhizobiaceae bacterium genome contains the following:
- a CDS encoding transglutaminase family protein: MLYEIKLTIASEYDRSANGGRHLLRLMPMDGASAGQRLIVGSFDTRPAAKERMDSYDFFGNRTTEVIFGDSHDRVEFAVRARVERYAEASEFDLSPLLSALPDEVAAVRTLDARSPHHFIGASPLVGQSTAIADYAHAHVRPEMSTFEAVRALNLALHADLAYDGDATTVDTPLEEAFAARKGVCQDFTHIMIACLREIGVPAGYVSGFLRTEPPKGKPRLEGADAMHAWVQAWCGSEAGWIEFDPTNALLVGQDHVVVARGRDYSDVAPVKGVLWTSGDQKTEQSVDVIPLG; encoded by the coding sequence ATGCTCTACGAAATCAAACTCACCATCGCCTCCGAATATGATCGCTCCGCCAATGGGGGACGCCATCTTCTGCGCCTGATGCCGATGGACGGCGCTTCTGCCGGGCAGCGGCTGATTGTCGGTTCCTTCGACACCAGACCGGCCGCCAAGGAGCGCATGGATAGCTACGATTTCTTCGGCAACCGCACGACCGAAGTGATTTTCGGCGACAGCCACGACAGGGTGGAATTCGCCGTCCGTGCGCGCGTCGAACGCTATGCCGAAGCCAGCGAATTCGATCTCTCGCCCCTTCTATCGGCGTTGCCGGACGAAGTCGCTGCAGTGCGCACTCTCGATGCGCGTTCGCCGCATCATTTCATCGGCGCATCGCCTCTGGTGGGCCAGAGCACTGCGATCGCGGACTATGCGCATGCCCATGTCAGACCCGAAATGAGCACTTTCGAGGCGGTGCGGGCGCTCAATCTCGCGCTGCACGCCGACCTTGCCTACGACGGCGACGCCACCACGGTCGACACGCCGCTCGAAGAAGCGTTCGCGGCGCGCAAGGGCGTCTGCCAGGATTTCACGCACATCATGATCGCCTGCCTGCGCGAGATCGGCGTGCCGGCCGGCTATGTAAGCGGCTTCCTGCGCACCGAACCGCCGAAGGGAAAGCCCCGTCTGGAGGGTGCGGACGCTATGCATGCCTGGGTGCAGGCGTGGTGCGGATCGGAAGCCGGATGGATCGAGTTCGACCCGACCAACGCGCTTCTGGTCGGGCAGGACCATGTCGTCGTCGCGCGCGGACGCGACTATTCCGATGTCGCGCCGGTCAAGGGCGTTCTCTGGACGTCGGGCGACCAGAAGACGGAGCAGTCGGTGGACGTCATTCCGCTGGGTTGA
- a CDS encoding circularly permuted type 2 ATP-grasp protein: protein MSGRGLSKADRARPSIDYRPLAGATDELMTAEGAIRPVWRSFIRHLTRLSPDELARRFARGDEYLHDAGVFFRQYGQKDSAERAWPLSHLPVLIHESEWQAISAALIQRADILEAVAADLYGPNALVRDGLLPPSLVALNPEWLRPAVGIVPRGGHFLNFVAFDIGRGPEGGWWVLQDRTQAPSGAGFALENRVATSRVFSEFYADASILRLAGFFRAFRDALNDMRAEDGSRVGILTPGQHNDTYYEHAYIARYLGLMLLEGEDLTVADGKAMVRTVSGNHPISVLWRRLDAAYADPLELNGTSKLGVAGLMGAARRGNVSLVNALGSGVLETPGFLAFMPRIAQYLRGEPLAMPNIATWWCGAASARAEVAANLHRLILGSAFANSPGSMNGASREFGAVTTYEAGSAIGALSDRAGALIVAQEAVTLSTTPVMVDGALTPRPASLRIFLARTSEGWQVMPGGFARIGKSQDPSAMAMQRGGSVADVWVVSDSPVKPETMLPEETAPYVRPQHGSLPSRAADNLYWLGRYVERAEGTLRLLRAYHIRLAEAGFTETPLIAHLAALMEQSGIDPEQSIPGALRADLASALISAGKIRDRFSIDGWMALNDLADTAAKLARTVTPGHDNARAMGVLLRKITGFSGLVHENMYRFTGWRFLSIGRSLERAVAMCAILASLTDRKAPSGSLDLAIEVGDSTMSHRRRYAVNTTRATVVDLLALDELNPRAVLYHLTEIRDQVARLPQAEEGGHLSLLSRAVLRLHTDLAVQRPEEVDIRELRDYGRRLMEISDLLTDAYLL, encoded by the coding sequence ATGTCGGGACGCGGCCTTTCCAAAGCCGATCGCGCCAGGCCGTCCATCGATTATCGCCCGCTCGCGGGCGCAACCGACGAACTGATGACCGCCGAGGGCGCGATCCGCCCCGTCTGGCGGTCGTTCATCCGCCACCTGACGCGCCTTTCACCGGACGAGCTTGCCCGGCGTTTCGCGCGGGGCGACGAGTATCTACATGACGCCGGGGTGTTCTTCCGTCAGTACGGTCAGAAGGATTCCGCCGAGCGCGCATGGCCGCTGAGTCATCTTCCGGTCCTGATCCACGAGAGCGAATGGCAGGCGATCTCGGCTGCGCTCATCCAGCGCGCGGACATTCTGGAAGCGGTGGCCGCCGATCTCTACGGCCCCAACGCGCTGGTGCGGGACGGGCTTTTGCCGCCCTCGCTGGTCGCGCTCAACCCGGAATGGCTTCGACCCGCCGTCGGCATCGTGCCGCGCGGCGGCCACTTCCTCAATTTCGTCGCGTTCGACATCGGACGCGGACCGGAGGGCGGCTGGTGGGTGCTGCAGGATCGGACGCAGGCACCGTCCGGCGCCGGCTTCGCGCTGGAGAACCGCGTGGCGACGTCGCGCGTCTTCAGCGAATTCTATGCCGATGCCAGCATCCTGCGCCTCGCTGGCTTCTTCCGCGCGTTCCGCGATGCGCTGAACGACATGCGCGCCGAAGACGGCAGTCGCGTCGGCATCCTGACGCCGGGACAGCACAATGACACCTATTACGAGCACGCCTACATCGCGCGCTATCTCGGCCTCATGCTGCTCGAAGGCGAGGATCTCACCGTCGCCGACGGCAAGGCGATGGTGCGCACGGTTTCCGGCAATCATCCGATCAGCGTCCTGTGGCGGCGCCTCGATGCCGCCTATGCGGACCCGCTGGAGCTCAACGGCACGTCGAAACTCGGCGTCGCGGGCCTGATGGGCGCGGCGCGGCGCGGCAATGTCTCGCTCGTGAACGCGCTGGGCAGCGGCGTTCTGGAGACGCCGGGTTTCCTCGCCTTCATGCCCCGCATCGCGCAGTATCTGCGCGGCGAGCCGCTTGCCATGCCGAACATCGCCACATGGTGGTGCGGCGCAGCATCCGCCCGGGCAGAAGTGGCCGCCAACCTGCATCGGCTGATCCTGGGGTCGGCTTTCGCCAATTCGCCAGGCAGTATGAACGGCGCATCGCGCGAGTTTGGGGCAGTCACGACGTACGAGGCGGGCAGTGCCATCGGAGCGCTGTCCGATCGCGCCGGCGCCCTGATCGTGGCGCAGGAGGCCGTCACCCTGTCCACGACTCCCGTCATGGTCGACGGAGCGCTGACACCCCGTCCCGCGAGCCTGCGCATCTTCCTTGCCCGTACGTCGGAAGGCTGGCAGGTCATGCCGGGCGGCTTCGCACGCATCGGCAAGTCGCAGGACCCGAGCGCCATGGCCATGCAGCGCGGCGGCTCGGTGGCCGACGTCTGGGTGGTGAGCGACAGTCCGGTGAAACCGGAAACGATGCTTCCCGAGGAGACCGCTCCCTATGTCCGGCCCCAACACGGTAGCCTGCCGAGCCGCGCGGCCGACAATTTGTACTGGCTCGGACGCTATGTGGAACGCGCCGAGGGGACGCTCAGGCTGCTGCGCGCCTATCATATCAGGCTGGCGGAGGCGGGGTTCACGGAAACGCCGCTGATCGCCCATCTCGCCGCCTTGATGGAACAATCCGGCATCGACCCTGAGCAGAGCATTCCGGGCGCCCTGCGCGCCGATCTCGCTTCGGCGCTCATCAGCGCCGGCAAGATCCGTGACCGTTTTTCGATCGACGGCTGGATGGCGCTCAACGATCTCGCCGATACCGCCGCCAAGCTGGCGCGGACGGTGACCCCCGGTCACGACAATGCACGCGCCATGGGCGTGCTCCTGCGCAAGATCACGGGCTTTTCCGGTCTGGTGCACGAGAACATGTATCGCTTCACCGGCTGGCGGTTCCTCAGCATCGGCCGCTCGCTGGAACGCGCCGTCGCCATGTGCGCGATACTCGCCAGCCTGACCGACAGGAAGGCGCCCAGCGGTTCGCTCGACCTCGCCATCGAGGTCGGCGACAGCACGATGTCCCACCGCCGCCGTTACGCCGTGAACACGACCCGCGCGACGGTGGTCGATCTTCTGGCGCTCGACGAGCTCAACCCGCGCGCGGTTCTTTATCACCTGACCGAGATCCGGGACCAGGTGGCGAGGCTTCCCCAGGCCGAAGAGGGCGGCCATCTTTCGCTTCTCTCGCGCGCGGTGCTGCGCCTGCATACCGATCTTGCCGTGCAGCGCCCGGAGGAAGTCGATATCCGCGAGCTTCGGGACTACGGCCGGCGGCTGATGGAAATTTCCGACCTGCTGACCGACGCCTATCTGCTGTGA